One Myxococcaceae bacterium JPH2 genomic window, GTGCCAGCGCACTCCGTATACGTGAGGCGGTCCGAGTTGCGGTCCACCACCGCGATGCCGAAGCCCTCCTGCGTGTCGTACGCCAGCGAGGCGCCGAGCTGCGTGTTGCCCACCGCCTGGACCTGCAGCGGCGCGGACCACGTGGCGCCATCCGCGGTGCGCCGCTGGAAGAACACGTTCTGGCCCGTGGCGTCCGGTCCACCAAAGGCCTGGTCGCTCACGAGCGCCGGCTGTCCGCCCGCCATGATCATGTTGATGTGGCCACCGTAGGCCTTCTTGGAGTCACCGCCCGCGGCGACCACGCGGTGCTGCCACGTGGTGGGGCCACCCGTGGCCACCTCCAGGTCGCTGCCCGCCCAGTCCTGCTGCGGGAACTGGCCGTCGTGTCCATCGCGGTACGCCACGATGGCCTCCGAGCCCGAGAACACGAGCGCGGGGTTGAGCCCCACCAGCAGGCCCGTGTCGCTGACGGCGTTGCCCGCGCGGGCCTCGTCGCCCCGGCGCACCGCGATGCGCTCCGTCCAGGTGCCCTGGGCGTTGCGGTACGACAGCGCCATGTCGCTCTGGAACCAGAGCACGGATTGATCGCTCCCGCCGCCCAGGTAGGCCACCACGGGCTGACCGTCCGGCCCGAACGACAACGACACGCCGAACACGCGCTGCACCGTGGCGATGGCCTCGAAGGTGCTCGCCACCTGACCGTCGCGCACCTCGCGGTAGCGCAGCTGGAAGTCCTTGTCGTTCAGCTTGGCGAAGTACACCACGCCGATGCGATCCTGCGGCCCCACCGCCATGGCGATGGACGAGATGCGGTGCAGCTCGCTGGGGTCGGCGTCGACGGTGAGCCGCACGAAGGGCGAGCCCGCGTTCGGATCCTCTCCGGGCTTGGGTCCACCATCCGGGTTGCCCGGCTTGTCGTTGCCACACCCCAGCGCGAGCGCCAGGCACAGCGCATAGGCGTGCCGTCTCATGTGCATCGTCTCCTTGGTTGTCTGCCGCATCGGGACGCCATCCTATTCCAGCGTCCCACGCGTGCACCTCGCGCGAATGCACGCCTGCCCGTCGCCAACGCGTCGCGAGGCGGAGTGGTGGCTGCACCCCACATGACGTGGACTCTCACCCTCACTTCGCGATGCAGTAGCGATGCAATACAGCGCGCCAGACACGCGCTAGGCTTCGGGGCCTATGGCTCGCGCGCGTCCGTCCTCGAAGCGTCTGTCTCGGCGCTCCTTCATCCAACGCCTGACATTCCTGGGAGGTGGCGTGGTGCTGCTGGGCGGCATCGCGTGCAAGCGCGGCTCGGATGCGCCGCCTCCGCCCGCCCCCCCCGCGTCCACTGGCACCACGGCGAAGGGACAAGCGCTGCGCACCTTCTCGCGCTTCGAGTACGCCACCGTGGCCGCCGCCGCCGAGCGATTGCTGCCGCGCGACGAGGACCCCGGCGCGCTGGACGCGGACGTGCCGATCTACATCGACCGCATGCTCCAGACGCCCGAGCTGACGCAGATGCGCCATGACTTCGTCACCGGCCTCGCCGCGATGGAGCGCCGCGCGCAGCGCATGTTCCAGACGGGCTTCGCGCAGGCCACGCCCGCGCAGCAGGACGAGCTGCTCGCCATCTTCAAGGACAGCCCGCAGGGCAGCGGCGAGGCGCACTTCTTCGAACTCCTGATGGTGCTCTCGCTGGAGGGCTTCCTCGGAGACCCGTCCTACGGCGGCAACCAAGGCAAGGTGGGCTGGCGCCTCATGGGCTTCGACATGGTGGGCACCGTGGCCATGGCGCCGCCCGAGGGCTACGACGGCCCGAAGTGCCTGCGCGAGTGCGGGAGCCACCGGTGAGCAAGCCCGAGGTGGATGTCTGCATCGTCGGCAGCGGCGCGGGCGGAGCGCCCCTCGCGTTGGAGCTGGGCCGCGCGGGCTTCAAGGTCGTGGTGCTGGAGAAGGGCGCGCATTACCAACCGCGCGACTTCGTCCACGACGAGATCCTCAACAGCCGCCGCAACTTCTTCATGCCGCTGCCCTGGGAAGAGCCGCACCTGGTGCGCCGCGGCCCCAAGGAGCGCTACGAGCGCAGCAACACCGCGTGGACCGCCAACTGCGTGGGCGGCGGCACCGTGCACATGAGCGGCTACTTCTACCGGCTCAAGCCGGTGGACTTCCGCCTGCGCTCCACGCTCGGCCCCATCCCCGGCAGCACGCTGGCGGACTGGCCCATCTCCTACGAGGACCTGGCGCCCTTCTACGACAAGGCCGAGGCCGAGATGGGCGTGTCGGGTCAGGCCGTGGCCCATCCCTTCTTGGAGCCGCGCTCCGGCCCCTACCCCCTTCCTCCGCTCGACACGCACCCCATCTCGGGAGAAATCGACAAGGTGTGCTCGGCGCTCGGCTGGCACTCGGTGCCCACCGCGCGCGGCATCATCAGCCGCCCGTACAAAGGCCGCTCCGCCTGCGCGTACTGCGCGCTGTGCGGCAGCTACGGCTGCGAGATGGGCGCCAAGAGCGGCACCAACGCCAGCCTCATCCCCGCCGCGCTCGCCACGGGCAACGTGGAGCTGCGTCCCGGCTGCATGGCGCGCTCCATCGAGGTGGACGCGCGAGGCCGCGCCCGCAGCGTCGTCTACCTGGACCCCGACGGCGTCGCGCAGGAGCAGCCCGCGCGCATCATCGTGTCGTCGTGCACCGCGGTGGAGAGCGCGCGCCTGCTCCTCAACTCCACGTCCAACCGCTTCCCCAAGGGGCTGGCCAACGGCAGCGGGCTGGTGGGCAAGAACCTCCTGTTCAGCTCGTTCGGCGAGTCGCGCGCCACCTTCCGTATTTCCAAGCAGAAGGCCGCGCGGCCCTGGCTCACGGACCCCTCGCCCTTCGTGAACCGCAGCCTCCAGGACTTCTACCTGATGCCGGACGCGCGCTTCGGCTTCCGCAAGGGCGGCACGCTCGGCTTCATGTGGACGCACCCCAACCCCATCTTCGCGGCGGTGGGGATGGCGGGCTCGGGCAAGAACGGCGTCTTCGGCAAGGAGCTGAAGGACCGCATGCGCGCGTATCGCGACTCGCGCATCCTCCAGTTCGAGGTCTACGCGGAGTTCCTCCCCACGCCGGGGACGGCCGTCACCGTCGAGTCCGGCGTGAAGGACAAGTACGGCATCCCCGTGGCCGCCATCACGTTGGACCGGCACCCCATGGACTTCGCCGCCACGCGATTCCTCGTGGACCGCGGCGAGGAGGTCCTCATGCGGTTGGACCCGGATGACGTGCAGCGCGTGGGCATCGCGGGCGAGACGACCATCCTCCAGCACGGCACGTGTCGCTTCGGAGACGACCCGGCCAGCTCGGTGCTGGACAAGAACTGCCGCGCGCACGAGGTGCCCAACCTCTACGTCGTGGACGGCAGCTTCATGCCCACCGGAGGCAGCGTGCCCTCCACGCTGACCATCGCCGCCAACAGCTTCCGCGTGGCGGACCACCTGGTGCGCACGCTCAAGGGGTAGAGCCGCGACGGCGCGAGCGCCCTGGCGCGCTCGCGCTACCGGTTGCGCAGCGGCGTCACGTCCACCTTCACCACGTAGCGCGCCTGCATGTCGGACTGAATCTGGATGAGGTGGTCGCCCACGCCCGTCACGTCCGCCTCGCGGGTGAACTCGCCGAACTTCTCCATGCTGTCGATGGCGAGCTTGCCGGTGATGGCCTCCCGCTTGCGCGAGCGGCAGCCCTCCTCCTGGAAGACGATGGCCGTCTCCTCGCCCGCCGCCGTCACCTCCTCCAGATAGAAGTGCACCTTGATGGTGGAGGCCTCGGGCACCTGGACGATGAGCTGCGTGGAGCCCGGGAAGCGGCCCTCCGCGTAGCTCTCCGGCCCGAGGATGCAGCCAGCAATCTGGCTGCACACCGGCCACGAGGCGTTGCAGGCATCCAGCACGCGCGGCCCAATGAACTGCTCACGCGAGCCGCCACAGGCAGACATCATCGCCAACGACAAAACACTCACCACCATCTGGGCCCGTCGGCCAAACACTGTTACAAGTGAAACCATCTTCTCAACCTCATCCAAGGAGTGGATGTCCATGCGCCTGAAGACCCTGTGGCTGCCCATCATCCTCATTGCCGCGGCGGGCTGTGGAAACGATGACGAGAAACTGCCCAACTCGCCCCAGTTGGTCATCGACCGCAATGCCATGCAGTTCGACACCGAGTACAACAGCGGCACCTACGTAGGGCGCTCCACCTACAACACCCTCTACATCCGCAATGGGGGCCTCCAGACACTGGAAATCACCGACATCGCCGTCTCGGGCCCGAGCGAGTTCAAGCTCACGCCCCCCGAGGGGTGGACGGCCGGCCAGCCGCTGAAGCTGGAGACGAACGCGAAGACCTTCATCCAGGTCACGTTCTCGCCCAAGAAGGCGGGGGACTTCACGGGCAAGCTCACCGTGCAGTCCAACGCCGCCAATACGCCGTCGCTGGAGATTCCGCTGACGGCCAAGGGCATCAATCCGTAACACGCAACAGCCGGGCGGGAGCGTTGGCTCCCGCCCGTGCGCAGCGCCGGGCGGAATGTCTGGCATTGCCGCCACCGCGCTCACTGGCGGGTGAACTGGCAGCCTCCCGCCCACTTCGAGCCCGCGCCGCCATCCGGCAGCGTCGTGCCGCCATCCTGGGTCACCAGCGGGCACTGGTACTCGTTCTTCCCATCCGCCGTGACGTACGAGCGCGGGTACGTCCCGTAGCCGGTGCGCAGCGTGTAGTTCACGTGCGCGTAGTCGGTGCGCTCGGTGGCGGACACGGCCAGCTTCATCTGCCCGCCGCGGATGAAGCGCCGCTCCAGACAGGCGCAGGCGTAGGGCGCGAGCGTGACGGTGGTGGTCGCCGCCGTCTTGTCCATCTTGTAGAGCGGCTGGTAGCTGCTGAGCGGCGCGGAGTTGGTGGTGTGCCACGCGCGCATCGCATCCCCGCGGAAGGCCAGCGTCAGCGGGTCGCCCGTGCTCACCGTGGAGACGGGGTAGCAGTTGGGGCCCATGCCCGCGTCGGGCACGGTGCCGCCGTCCGGCGAGCCGCCCTTCATGTCGCCGTCGCAGAACGTCACGTCCAGGGCCAGCCCGTGCGGCGTGCCGCCGTCCGCCAGGTTCTGCACCTGCCACTGCACCAGCCACGCGGAGTCCTCGGGCTCGGGCAGCGCGGGGAGCTGGTAGATGTACGTGTCCACGTCGGAGGGCACCGCGTCGTAGTCATTCGGTCCGCGCACGCCCAGGCCGGTGACGCGGTCATTGGGGCGCAGCCGGCCGTAGCCGTGCGACAGCTCGCCCGACACCGCGAACGCGCTGTCACTGCCCGGCGCAGGCAGGCTGCCCGCGCCCACGCTCGCGAGGGTGAGCGCGTGCGGCTGCTCGACGCCGCCGCTGTAGGCCGACACCTCGGCGGTGTCCTCCGCGTCCCAGACCACCTCCAGCTTGTAGTCGCGGTCCTCGGCCCAGCGCTTCGTCTCGCGCACCACGAAGACATACGTGATGGAGCCACCGTGGCCAGGCACGGGGATGGCGCCCTGGAAGTTGCTCAGGCCGGGGAAGCGCGCGGGGTCCGCCTCGGAGCGAGACGAGTGCACGCACATCGCCTGCGTGTACGCGTTGCAGTAGTTCTCCACCAGCGCGCGGGCGCTCGGGTTCTCCGAGTAGCCCTTGGGGCACGCCACGGGGTCGGTGACGCAGGCCGTGCGCTGCGCGGGCAGACCCGTGCCCGTCACCACCTGGGTCAGGACCAGCACCTCGCGGTCCGGGAACACGCCCTGCGGCAGGGGCAGCGGCTCGAACCGGCCGCTGTTGGCGCCACCCGACTGCGGCACCACGCGATAGCGCAGCACCGAGGGCGCGGACGCCGACGGCAGCCGCACCGCATACCAGTCCGCGTCCGCCGTGTAGCCCAGGCGTCCGGTGAACGTCAGCGTCGCGCCCACGCTCCCCGGCGTGGTGCCGTCCATGGTGAGCAGCGTGGCGCGCTCCGCCACGTCGTTGTCGCCGTTCTGGTCCTGCTTGTCCTCCTCGTCCATGACGCGCACTTCCACGTCATAGGGCTGGCGCAAGTCCCCCTGCGGCGCCTCCTTGTCCGTCCCCGCCTGATAGCCCTTCACCACCAGCGTCCAGGTGCCCGGGTCCTTCACCTTGCGCGCCGTGGCGAGCACGCCCGGATGGACCTTGGGTGACACCTGGTCCTCGGACTCCTTGCCCAGGGCGCCCGGACGGCGCAGCTCATAGGACAGGCGGTAGTTGGGCATGAAGCCCTGGTCCGGCGCGGTGACGCGCACGTAGGCGATCTTCCCCGCGGTCAGCGGGAAGGAGTACTGGTCCACGTCCCCTTGCGTGGACAGGTAGCCGTGCTGCGTGCCCACCAGCACCGCGCCCTGCGCCGCCAGCGGGATGGCCGTGGGCGTGGTGTCATTGGGCTCGTTCGTGTCGGGGTCTTCCACCACCTCCACCGTGAGGCGGTACGGATTGCGCGCGTCGAAGTTGGGGCGCGAGGGGTTGCTCGGAGAGTCCTGCACGAGCAGCAACAGGCGCGTGCCGCCCTTGGCGTACGGCAGGATGATGTCCACCGGCTGGGGCTGCCCCTGTCCTGGCACGTCCTTCTTCATCACCAGGCTGCGGTCCTTGCCGTCCGCGCCCGGCTCCAACAGGTTCAGCGTCAGGTTCACCGCCGTGCTCGACGCGAGGTACGCGCCGGTGATGTGCACCAGCGTGCGCGCGTTGGCATTGGCCGGGATGGTGATGCTGTACCAGTCCTGGTCGCCGCCCTTCACGTCCCCCTCCAGCGCGAGGAAGCGATCCAAGGGCTGGCCGGGCTTCAGCTCGCAGTCGGGCAGCGTCAGCGCCTCGTCGCGGCTGTTGCACAGGTCCACCACCGTGGGGTTCTCGGGCGGTGGCGGCTCCCCGCCCCCCGAGGAGCAGGCGGCGGCGAGGAGCAGAGCGACGGGCAGGAGTCGGGCGTGGGTGCGCATGGGGCTCTAGGGGGTGGGCCGGCCGAAGCAGCCGTCCACGAAGTCCTCGGGGTTGACGCGGATGACGCCGTCCGGCGGGGACTTGATGCCGCCCACCGGGTAGCGCACGTTGTCCACGCGGAAGGTCCGCACCAGCGTGCGCGAGGACGGCTCATCCGCGGGCACCATGGCGAAGGACAGGTACAGGTCGTTGTGGCCGGCGCCACGCAGAATCACGCCCGCGTCCGGGCCACCGGCCACGCCACCGTCGGACACGAAGTCCTGCGTGGGCGCCAGGAGCACGTTGTCCACGCGGAAGCGGTAGCACTGCCGCCCGTTGACGTCCGGCGGGCCGTCCGCGAGCACGCTGTAACGGTAGCCCTCCGACGCCAGGTGCGCGGTGTCCACGGAGAGCGGGCGCATGTGCATGCGCAGCTCCGCGCGGCTCGTCAGCCCGTCGTTGTCCGGGTCCTCGTCCAGGTCATCGCTGGAGCCCTGCGTGCCGCCGCGCCACTCCACGCCGTCCGGGACGCCGTCGCGGTCGCTGTCCACCAGCGAGGCGTTGGTGCCGATGAACTGCTCATCGCAATCCAGCAGGCCGTCGCAGTCCGTGTCCTGGTCGCGCAGCGCGGGCGGACAGCCCTTGTCCAGGCCACCGCCATCCGGCAGCGCCACTTGCGTGGGATTGAAGTCCACGCCGCGCTCCCGGTAGTACACCTCCACGCCGTCGCTGAAGCCGTCCCCGTCCGTGTCCTTCCGGTTGGGGTCCGTGCCCAGCTCCGCCTCGCGCGCGTCGCTGAGGCCGTCTCCATCCGTGTCCGCCTCGCCCTGCGGGCTGCCCGGTGGCGCGGAGAAGTTGGAGGCCACCAGCTCCTTCAGCGTGAAGGCGCGGCGCACCTGACCGAACTGGAAGTTGAGGAAGTTGATGGGCTCGTTGTTGCGGAAGTCGCGGAAGTTGCCGCCGCCCCGCCCCGCCATGTCCTCGAGGAGCTGCGCGTCCTGGTTGATGATGCGCAAGGGGCAGCCACCATCGCCCACCTCGCCCGTGTCCGTGACGTCGCAGCGCGTGGTGACGGGCTGCGTGGGATTGAAGACGTGCACGGTGTTGACCTTCACGTCCTCCACCAGGTCGCGGAGCTGGCGGATGCGCACCACCGCGTCGCCGCCCACCAGCTCGTCGCGCTGGTCGTTCGTGGGGTGACCGTCCGACAGGAAGATGACCGAGTAGCGCGCGAGCGCCAGCGCCTGCGCGCCATCCGGGTTCTGCCGCGCGCGCGAGATGTCCGTGTTGATGAGCGAGTAGATGTCCGCCAGCGGCTTGACGAAGTCCGTCGAGTCCCGGTTCGGGGAGGTGTCCTGGTTGCGGAAGGTGAGGAGCTGCTCGGTGAGCTTGTTGCGCGCGGCGGCGTCCAGCTTGGACACCTGCACGAAGCCATCCTCGGGCGGCGGGCCCGGGTTCTGGGTGAGGAACGCCGTGGTGCTGCCGGCGAACAGCATCACCGCGATGGCGACCTCCTCGTCCTGCGGCAGGTTCTCGATGAGGTCCACGAGCGCGGTGGCGCGCGTGCCATCTGGATCGCTCACGCGCATGGACTGGCTGGCGTCCATGGCGACGACAATCTTGATGGGCCGGCGGACCTCGTTGGCGCCGAGGGTGCAGAAGCGCCCATCGAACGCGACGGTGCGGTCCGCGGGCACGTCCGTCTCGCGGCGCGGGTCGTAGAGGTAGCTATCGGTACAGGCCACCACCACGGCGAGCGCCGCCAGGCTGGCCACGAGCAGACGTCCGGTGCGACTCACGTCTATTTGCTCCCCTGCGTCGGCGTCACGCCGACACACTGTCCCTGGTCCTTCCACGGGTCCGTCATCTGCCGAGGCTCACGGAAGTCCCTGCTCTCGAAAGCCAGCTCGGGCCCCAGTGGAACACGGATGCTGGGGGGAGCGTACTGGGCCCAGGCGCAGGCCGTGTGCCACACGCCGTAGTCCGTGGCCACGCCACTCTCCGGGGCCTCCGCGAACCAGACCTTGAAGAGGTTGAAGCCCTGCTTCACGCCGGGCCGCGAGGGCTTCGGCTTCTTGGACTCGTCCGTGCTGTCCTGCGTGGTGACGAGTTGGAGGTTCGTCACCGTGAAGTCGTAGCAGATGCTCTGGTCGGGCCGCACCTCGGCGATCTTCGTCTCGTACTGGTAGCCGAAGCGCTCGTAGAAGGTGCGGTCGCGGCGCGTGGGGTCGCTTCCGGCGCGCAGCTCCGCGTCATCCGGAATGCCGTCGCCGTCCGTGTCCAGCCCGGCCACGGTGGCCTGCAACGGATTGAGTCCCCACTTGGACTCCAGGCCGTCCGGCGCGCCGTCGCCATCGCTGTCCACGATGCCCTCGCGCGTCTTGAGGTACTGCTCGGCGAACTGCGACAGCGCATCGCCGTCCGTGTCGCTGCACGAGCACTTGGGCGTCAGCGGAGACGCGGGGTTGCAGCCCCGCGCGTCCAGGTCGTTGGAGGGCCGGAAGCCCTGGTCCCACCTGCGCCACTCGAAGCCGTCATCCAGACAGTCGCCGTCGCTGTCGGTGTTGAAGGGGTTCGTCTTCAACTCGACGCTGTTGTCCTGGTCGTCCGGGACGCCGTCGCCGTCGCTGTCCAGCACCCGCTTGTCCTCACCGGGAGCCGAGCTGAGCGACTCCACGAAGAGCGTCTTCATCACGTTGGGCGAGGCGAAGGACGAGTAGTCCAGCGCGCCCAGGCCCAGGTTGGAGATCTCCGCCGTGTCGTTGAACTCCTGGTACACGCCGTTGCCCATGTCCGCGAAGCGCTTGAGCAGCCACGAGGCGATCTTCTTCGCCGCCTGCGGGTACTGCGCCTGGGGCACGCCGGGATACGTGCCGTAGATGTCCTGGCAGATGGGGCCACACGCGCGCACGGCCTCTTCGTTGAAGAGCAGCACGGTGTGCATGCGCACGTCGCCCACGTTGTACTGGTCCTTCAACTCCATCAGCCGGCGCACGTAGCTGAAGAGCTGGTAGTTCTGGTTGCGGTCCGTGCCCACCTCGAAGCCGGTGATGGCGTCCGTGGTGCTGGTGGCGTTGCAGAAGCTGGTCAACGAGTCGCGCCACGTGAGGTCCGGGGAGTCCGGGCTCGCGTACGCCGTGAGGTTGTCGTTGGCCGAGCAGCGCGGATACGGCGTGCCGTCCGTGAGGAACACCACCACGTAGCGCGTGCGAGGCAGCAGCTCCGGGTTGCTCACGGAGGTCTTCTCGATGTCGCTCGCGATGACG contains:
- a CDS encoding GMC family oxidoreductase, translating into MSKPEVDVCIVGSGAGGAPLALELGRAGFKVVVLEKGAHYQPRDFVHDEILNSRRNFFMPLPWEEPHLVRRGPKERYERSNTAWTANCVGGGTVHMSGYFYRLKPVDFRLRSTLGPIPGSTLADWPISYEDLAPFYDKAEAEMGVSGQAVAHPFLEPRSGPYPLPPLDTHPISGEIDKVCSALGWHSVPTARGIISRPYKGRSACAYCALCGSYGCEMGAKSGTNASLIPAALATGNVELRPGCMARSIEVDARGRARSVVYLDPDGVAQEQPARIIVSSCTAVESARLLLNSTSNRFPKGLANGSGLVGKNLLFSSFGESRATFRISKQKAARPWLTDPSPFVNRSLQDFYLMPDARFGFRKGGTLGFMWTHPNPIFAAVGMAGSGKNGVFGKELKDRMRAYRDSRILQFEVYAEFLPTPGTAVTVESGVKDKYGIPVAAITLDRHPMDFAATRFLVDRGEEVLMRLDPDDVQRVGIAGETTILQHGTCRFGDDPASSVLDKNCRAHEVPNLYVVDGSFMPTGGSVPSTLTIAANSFRVADHLVRTLKG
- a CDS encoding gluconate 2-dehydrogenase subunit 3 family protein; its protein translation is MARARPSSKRLSRRSFIQRLTFLGGGVVLLGGIACKRGSDAPPPPAPPASTGTTAKGQALRTFSRFEYATVAAAAERLLPRDEDPGALDADVPIYIDRMLQTPELTQMRHDFVTGLAAMERRAQRMFQTGFAQATPAQQDELLAIFKDSPQGSGEAHFFELLMVLSLEGFLGDPSYGGNQGKVGWRLMGFDMVGTVAMAPPEGYDGPKCLRECGSHR
- a CDS encoding VWA domain-containing protein, coding for MSRTGRLLVASLAALAVVVACTDSYLYDPRRETDVPADRTVAFDGRFCTLGANEVRRPIKIVVAMDASQSMRVSDPDGTRATALVDLIENLPQDEEVAIAVMLFAGSTTAFLTQNPGPPPEDGFVQVSKLDAAARNKLTEQLLTFRNQDTSPNRDSTDFVKPLADIYSLINTDISRARQNPDGAQALALARYSVIFLSDGHPTNDQRDELVGGDAVVRIRQLRDLVEDVKVNTVHVFNPTQPVTTRCDVTDTGEVGDGGCPLRIINQDAQLLEDMAGRGGGNFRDFRNNEPINFLNFQFGQVRRAFTLKELVASNFSAPPGSPQGEADTDGDGLSDAREAELGTDPNRKDTDGDGFSDGVEVYYRERGVDFNPTQVALPDGGGLDKGCPPALRDQDTDCDGLLDCDEQFIGTNASLVDSDRDGVPDGVEWRGGTQGSSDDLDEDPDNDGLTSRAELRMHMRPLSVDTAHLASEGYRYSVLADGPPDVNGRQCYRFRVDNVLLAPTQDFVSDGGVAGGPDAGVILRGAGHNDLYLSFAMVPADEPSSRTLVRTFRVDNVRYPVGGIKSPPDGVIRVNPEDFVDGCFGRPTP
- a CDS encoding VWA domain-containing protein; the encoded protein is MRRFTASPLWVTGLLAVTLLSCSDTLLEPKAQEKTNLDDRLTLTGRVCTRPPNPSGFPVKVVVVVDESGSMCVSDPPGSQEGSGFCERAEVQAIIPPGVTEPARVRALKKLVKQFRDINDNRGGNITVSIAPFETNVKNVWPANVTGDRFAKPDANIDSYISGLQSQLGKGTDYQGALSYAYGVIASDIEKTSVSNPELLPRTRYVVVFLTDGTPYPRCSANDNLTAYASPDSPDLTWRDSLTSFCNATSTTDAITGFEVGTDRNQNYQLFSYVRRLMELKDQYNVGDVRMHTVLLFNEEAVRACGPICQDIYGTYPGVPQAQYPQAAKKIASWLLKRFADMGNGVYQEFNDTAEISNLGLGALDYSSFASPNVMKTLFVESLSSAPGEDKRVLDSDGDGVPDDQDNSVELKTNPFNTDSDGDCLDDGFEWRRWDQGFRPSNDLDARGCNPASPLTPKCSCSDTDGDALSQFAEQYLKTREGIVDSDGDGAPDGLESKWGLNPLQATVAGLDTDGDGIPDDAELRAGSDPTRRDRTFYERFGYQYETKIAEVRPDQSICYDFTVTNLQLVTTQDSTDESKKPKPSRPGVKQGFNLFKVWFAEAPESGVATDYGVWHTACAWAQYAPPSIRVPLGPELAFESRDFREPRQMTDPWKDQGQCVGVTPTQGSK